From the genome of Rhododendron vialii isolate Sample 1 chromosome 10a, ASM3025357v1:
ctctctctctctctctctctctctctctctctctctctctctctctctctctctctctctctctctctctctctctctctctctctgtgtgtgtgtgtgccagtgtatacatatatacgtaTGAAAAACCAAATCTAATTAATTGGAGTCTTGTGTCAATCAATTAGAGTTGGTTCTatgatttggttttggttattctGCACTCGGTCAAAGGCTATAATCAGTGAAATTATAGCTTTTCTGTAGTGCCTTcccaatttatttttattgggaTATAATCAGGAACGACAATGCACCCGACAGAGCTCAATGGGTTCCTAGTTCATGTATTGACCATAACTAATTGGGCTACAGAGtcgatttggtttggtgatGTGTATTTATTGTGTTTCTTTGCATGATCTGATCGACAGATCGATATTAAGAATGTTTTGGAGGCCAGGTACGGATTCGAGGTCGAGAAGGTAAACACCCTGAACatgaaagggaagaagaaaaataggGGCGGTTGGGTGATTGCGAAACCGAATTACAAAAAGGCATACGTGACTCTGAAGAGGCCACTGTCGACATCACAGGATTTGTTTCCGCAGAGCAGCATGATCAAGGAGTGACCATCCAAGTCAAACTGGAAACACAGGTTGCCTTGGCTCGATAATCAGGATGGCGGTGGCAGGTTCAAGCCTGAGAAGAGTTCCGGCACTAGTGGCAGTCTgcagtggtgatggtggcgccGTGGCTTGCTGGTTCCCCTGGAGCAGCACACGGTCCTCTTGGTAGAGTTTTTTGTTCTGCAATTTCTTGCTTGAATTGGTGTGAATTGATGAGTGACTCTTAAGTGTTGAGAGCCTTCATTCGGGTGCTATAATATCTGTTAAAGTTTACTTGCGTCAGCTTCAACCTAAAAGCCATTTCCTTCGTCAAATGCCATAGTTGaacaaaatttcacaaaaaaaattatccctaTTTCTTAGCCAAAAAGTTATAACTTTGCTGAATCATGTCTTTGGCACAGCAATTGGCTCAAGCAAATCTTAAGAGTGTCTACCTCTCTTGATGGGCCACAGTCTTTCTTCACCAGATAATTCTGAGTATTTTGGCATTCTAGCAATTCAAAATTTGGCATTGGCTTTGAAAAACCATTAGCAGCACGTAATTTGACCCCTCAGGCCTCAGGTCTTCCGTATCCAAATTTCTTTGCCCTATTGTTCAAGTGCATTTTTTGACAATTGGATCACGTGTTAAAATTTCACGTGATCCAACTGTCAAAAAATGCACCAGAACAACATGGAAAATTTTATGCAAAGGATTTGAACTCATGATTTGGTGCCTCGCTAATAATACTCGTAAAAATTCTTCCTCATGTCCCGGAAAGACTATTCTCTGGTTTAGCTAAAGATGTGTATGGCTCCCCTCAAGTCCTAGACACAGTAGTAGCATGGGCCGCATGGCTTGTAAAATACTGGATAGCGATTAGAAGAACAATAAATTCAAATTCATCTATGTACAGGGAAGAAAAAAGGACAACTCGAAAGGGAGGcttaaaattgaaacaaaaaacagaaatggaaatgaaaactCTAACAGCAGTCTCAGAGAAAGACTCGGTCACAAAAGGAAGATCAAACACCGGAGGGGATGGAAATGTAGAACTCATCAGTTGTGAATGGAGCCGTCACCAATCTGTCTCACTCTGAGTGTTAAGTATATGAGGATTATTGTTCCCACACTGGACCTGAAAAGAAAATCGAAAACTCAACGATCAGGAAAGGACTGGAAGTAGAGTTACCTAAGTTTGCATAAATGAATTCTAttcaattaagaaagaaaacacATGTCCAACAGCAGAATAGTCATGCAAAAATGTGACGAATCATTTTCCCATGCGAATTTTCAGAGGCCTAATATTTTATTGGAAATGTTGTCTCTGCCTCCACTTCTCTTTAGTTAGTTTTGCTACGAATTCCAGAAGCTCCAACATTAAAACCTAAGCTGAAATAACAAGCTataaagaagaaataatttCCAAAGGAGGTAGGATAAAGTATCAGTGACTtcatagaaaaggaaaaactggTCTCAACTCAAGGCATCATGCTTACCCCTGCCTGTTGAGATACATACGAGACTCCCATGCAATTTTGCTAGTCCTTTTCATGTTCCATACAACTAAAGGATGTCATTGTCCTTTCATATTGCTTCTCTCACTAGTTCCAAATGTCGAATTGGATATGCCTAAATCCGCTCACATACCATCTACATCCCTTATACTTTAGACAATTATGATTAGGGACACCAATCGCTGCCTTTTTATTTGTACAAGTCTTAATAATACTCTACTGAAGTTCATTATAAT
Proteins encoded in this window:
- the LOC131302476 gene encoding uncharacterized protein LOC131302476, which encodes MGIGSLLDLPIQLLMPSSLSPIKEISLKTIPHASKIDIKNVLEARYGFEVEKVNTLNMKGKKKNRGGWVIAKPNYKKAYVTLKRPLSTSQDLFPQSSMIKE